One genomic segment of Arachis duranensis cultivar V14167 chromosome 4, aradu.V14167.gnm2.J7QH, whole genome shotgun sequence includes these proteins:
- the LOC107485429 gene encoding 65-kDa microtubule-associated protein 4-like, with protein MSLSNHSSQFAHQETACHLLLKELQKIWDDVGESDSQKDAMLLEIEQKCLELYKKKVDEAKAYRAQIQQEITDYEAEIAGICAAMGVQPPHFERKTCESLKKGREIVVLQLEEMRKLKTERKKQFLEVLYQLQNISTELYGSKEANVYLDENNLTLERLEELQRKLVQFQNEKASRLKQVSDLLNTLSSLCSVLGLDIKDKLGEICPTMVTSTATKEISDNTIKILSSEVKSLREVKSHRMQKLQCLATVLLEMWNLMGTPLEEQQKFQSFTNKIAALESEFTEPNMLSIDSVIYVETEVRRLKQLKSTKMKELVLRKKLELEEICKSSHLIAETVFPSEHPPESTNYEHMFQQIEHQIEMAKEEALNRKEILEKVEKWLAACQEESWLEEYNRDDNRYNAGRGAHLALKRAEKARAISSKIPGMVEALILKVKSWEKERGIEFLYEGSRLCSMLEDYSALRQEKENEKQRQRDQKKLKGQIIAEHESLFGSKPSPSNSGLKASICSTGVASFRKLSMGGAMLQDSRQSAIFEPSNKKGILSTPKGIPCNRHASHARKDTPKGVGKSVKNTPYTAEKQIGLQSPLIRKPLSPISSSFMSKANIPTNFQEDDRKSEMHLKSQMLTSTSPSKPILVGDEDNLIPKNIGLAVPTTPLTSVPMLLTANTPDTPSATMCSNSGSNVARKIAQAQPFEYSFEELRAGFVLPKKTFA; from the exons ATGTCTCTGAGCAACCATAGCAGTCAGTTTGCTCATCAAGAAACAGCTTGCCACTTGTTACTAAAAGAACTTCAG AAAATATGGGATGACGTTGGAGAGTCTGATTCTCAGAAAGATGCAATGTTACTTGAAATAGAGCAAAAGTGTTTGGAGTTGTATAAGAAAAAAGTGGATGAAGCAAAAGCATATAGAGCACAAATTCAGCAAGAAATTACTGATTATGAAGCAGAAATAGCTGGCATCTGTGCGGCGATGGGCGTACAGCCACCACAT TTTGAGCGCAAGACATGTGAAAGCTTGAAGAAAGGACGCGAAATTGTTGTTTTGCAGCTTGAGGAGATGCGCAAGCTGAAGACTGAGAGGAAGAAACAATTTTTAGAAGTCTTGTATCAACTGCAAAATATTTCAACTGAGCTGTATGGAAGCAAGGAGGCTAATGTATATCTAGATGAAAACAACTTGACTTTGGAAAGACTAGAAGAACTACAAAGGAAGTTAGTTcaatttcaaaatgaaaag GCCAGTCGACTAAAGCAGGTATCTGACCTTTTGAATACTCTTAGTTCGCTATGTTCAGTACTTGGTTTggatataaaagataaacttGGTGAAATTTGCCCCACTATGGTTACTTCCACTGCAACGAAAGAAATAAGTGACAATACTATAAAGATTTTATCATCTGAAGTAAAAAGTTTGAGAGAAGTTAAATCACACAGAATGCAGAAG CTTCAATGTCTTGCTACTGTACTATTAGAGATGTGGAATTTGATGGGCACACCACTTGAAGAACAGCAGAAGTTTCAGAGTTTTACGAATAAAATTGCTGCTCTGGAATCTGAATTTACTGAACCTAACATGTTGTCAATTGATTCTGTTATCTAT GTTGAGACTGAAGTCCGAAGACTTAAGCAGCTTAAATCAACAAAAATGAAAGAACTTGTACTTAGAAAGAAGTTGGAGTTAGAGGAAATATGCAAGAGTTCACATTTGATTGCTGAAACAGTTTTTCCAAGTGAACATCCTCCTG AATCTACAAACTACGAACATATGTTCCAACAAATTGAGCACCAAATAGAAATGGCAAAGGAGGAAGCTCTCAATAGGAAGGAGATCCTTGAAAAAGTTGAGAAGTGGTTAGCTGCTTGCCAAGAAGAAAGCTGGCTGGAGGAGTACAACAGG GATGATAATCGATATAATGCTGGAAGAGGTGCCCATCTTGCCTTGAAACGTGCTGAAAAGGCTCGTGCTATATCAAGCAAAATTCCTG GAATGGTGGAGGCATTAATTTTGAAGGTTAAATCATgggaaaaagaaagaggaattgAGTTTTTGTACGAAGGA AGCCGGCTATGCTCCATGCTTGAAGATTATAGCGCCTTAAGGCAGGAGAAAGAGAATGAAAAGCAAAGGCAGAGG GATCAAAAGAAGCTTAAGGGGCAAATCATCGCAGAACATGAGTCACTGTTTGGCTCAAAACCAAGTCCATCTAATAGCGGATTAAAAGCTTCTATATGTTCAACAGGAGTGGCAAGTTTCAGAAAACTCTCCATGGGTGGAGCGATGCTTCAGGATTCAAGACAATCTGCTATCTTTGAGCCTTCAAATAAGAAGGGTATCTTGAGCACTCCCAAGGGCATCCCTTGCAACAGGCATGCTAGCCACGCAA GAAAGGATACCCCTAAAGGTGTTGGTAAGTCAGTGAAGAACACTCCATATACTGCAGAAAAGCAAATTGGACTTCAGTCACCATTGATTAGGAAGCCCCTCTCTCCAATTTCTTCCTCATTCATGTCTAAAGCCAACATCCCAACAAATTTTCAAGAGGATGATAGAAAAAGTGAAATGCATCTAAAAAGTCAAATGCTAACCAGCACTTCACCTTCCAAGCCAATCCTTGTTGGGGATGAAGATAACTTGATCCCAAAGAACATAGGACTAGCAGTGCCAACCACTCCTCTTACCTCAGTTCCTATGTTATTAACTGCCAATACACCAGACACACCTAGTGCTACTATGTGTTCTAATTCTGGTTCGAATGTTGCAAGAAAAATAGCTCAAGCTCAACCATTCGAGTATTCATTTGAGGAGCTAAGAGCTGGTTTTGTTCTACCAAAAAAAACCTTTGCTTAA